From Pelosinus fermentans DSM 17108, the proteins below share one genomic window:
- the rplR gene encoding 50S ribosomal protein L18 produces MLRKGIKNKARQKRHLRVRKLVSGTAARPRLNVFRSLSHMYAQVIDDVTGTTLVAASTMDKDLGVTYGGNIEAAKAVGAAVAARALAKGINKVVFDRGGYIYHGRVAALAQAAREAGLEF; encoded by the coding sequence TTGCTTCGTAAAGGGATTAAAAATAAAGCTAGGCAAAAACGTCATTTACGTGTACGTAAGCTTGTTTCAGGTACTGCAGCAAGACCACGTTTAAACGTATTTCGTAGCCTAAGTCATATGTATGCTCAAGTTATTGATGATGTTACTGGTACTACATTAGTTGCCGCTAGCACTATGGATAAAGATCTTGGCGTAACCTATGGCGGTAATATAGAAGCAGCTAAAGCTGTTGGTGCAGCAGTTGCAGCACGTGCTTTGGCAAAAGGAATTAACAAAGTGGTATTTGACCGTGGTGGCTATATTTATCATGGTAGAGTAGCAGCTTTGGCCCAGGCAGCGCGTGAAGCAGGGCTGGAATTTTAA
- the rplF gene encoding 50S ribosomal protein L6: protein MSRIGRMPIAIPAGVTITIGDGNQVSVKGPKGELTRAIHKDMILEQEDNTLVVKRPSDEKEHRSLHGLTRTLLSNMVIGVTQGFTKTLEIVGVGYRAAKAGKNVALTLGFSHPLEVAAPEGMTLDVPAPNKIVVSGINKEEVGALAAKIRKYREPEPYKGKGVRYEGEVVRRKVGKAGGKGKK from the coding sequence ATGTCAAGAATCGGTAGAATGCCGATTGCTATCCCTGCCGGCGTAACCATTACGATTGGCGATGGTAATCAGGTATCGGTAAAAGGCCCTAAAGGCGAATTGACTCGTGCCATTCATAAAGATATGATATTGGAACAAGAAGACAATACCCTTGTTGTAAAACGGCCTTCAGATGAAAAAGAGCATAGATCATTACATGGCTTGACTCGTACATTGCTGTCAAATATGGTAATTGGTGTTACCCAAGGTTTCACCAAAACTCTTGAAATTGTCGGTGTTGGTTACAGAGCAGCTAAAGCTGGTAAAAATGTAGCTTTAACATTAGGTTTTTCTCATCCCTTAGAAGTTGCGGCTCCTGAAGGAATGACCCTTGATGTTCCGGCTCCCAATAAAATTGTTGTTTCTGGCATCAACAAAGAAGAAGTTGGCGCATTAGCAGCTAAGATCCGTAAATATAGAGAACCTGAACCTTATAAAGGTAAAGGCGTTCGTTATGAAGGTGAAGTTGTTCGCCGTAAAGTAGGTAAAGCAGGCGGTAAAGGTAAGAAGTAA
- the rpsH gene encoding 30S ribosomal protein S8: MVMTDPIADMLTRIRNANSVYHDKVEIPASKIKQAIAQLLKAEGFIKDFEIVKDDKQGVLRASLKYGPNREKVITGIKRISKPGLRVYARKDQMPRVLGGLGVAIISTSKGIMTDKQARREGLGGEVLAFVW, from the coding sequence ATGGTAATGACCGATCCAATTGCAGATATGCTTACTCGTATTCGTAATGCAAACTCGGTTTATCATGACAAAGTAGAAATTCCTGCCTCAAAAATTAAGCAAGCAATTGCGCAGCTTTTGAAAGCAGAAGGATTTATTAAAGATTTCGAAATTGTTAAAGATGATAAACAAGGTGTATTAAGAGCAAGTTTAAAATATGGACCTAATCGTGAAAAGGTAATTACTGGCATTAAGCGTATTTCTAAACCAGGATTACGTGTTTATGCAAGAAAAGATCAAATGCCCCGCGTGTTGGGCGGCCTTGGTGTTGCAATTATTTCAACTTCCAAGGGGATTATGACTGATAAACAAGCTCGTCGCGAAGGACTTGGCGGCGAAGTATTAGCTTTCGTCTGGTAA
- a CDS encoding type Z 30S ribosomal protein S14, with the protein MAKKALIEKWKLEPKFSVRKYNRCKVCGRPHGYLRKFEMCRICFRELSYKGVIPGITKASW; encoded by the coding sequence GTGGCCAAGAAAGCGTTAATTGAAAAATGGAAACTTGAACCTAAGTTTAGCGTACGTAAGTACAACAGATGTAAAGTTTGCGGTCGTCCACATGGTTATTTACGTAAATTTGAAATGTGCCGTATTTGTTTTAGGGAATTGAGCTATAAAGGTGTCATTCCTGGGATAACTAAGGCTAGCTGGTAG
- the rplE gene encoding 50S ribosomal protein L5 encodes MSRMKEKYSDEVAKGLMEKFGYKNIMEIPKIEKVVLNMGVGEAVSNPKVLDVAINDMTIIAGQKPVVTRAKKSIAAFKIREGMPIGAKVTLRGQRMYEFLDKLLNIALPRVRDFRGVSPKSFDGRGNYTMGIKEQLIFPEIEYEKVDKVRGMDIIIVTTAKTDEEARELLKLMGMPFSA; translated from the coding sequence TTGTCCAGAATGAAAGAAAAATATAGTGATGAAGTAGCTAAAGGTTTGATGGAGAAATTTGGCTATAAAAACATTATGGAAATCCCTAAAATTGAAAAAGTGGTTCTAAACATGGGCGTAGGGGAAGCAGTAAGCAATCCTAAAGTCCTTGATGTTGCCATTAATGATATGACGATTATTGCCGGTCAAAAACCAGTAGTAACCCGTGCAAAAAAATCAATTGCAGCATTTAAAATCCGTGAAGGTATGCCGATTGGCGCTAAAGTTACCCTGCGTGGACAACGTATGTATGAGTTTTTAGATAAATTACTAAACATTGCATTACCACGTGTTCGCGATTTCCGCGGTGTTAGCCCAAAATCCTTTGATGGTCGCGGCAACTATACCATGGGTATTAAAGAACAATTGATTTTCCCTGAAATTGAGTATGAAAAAGTTGATAAAGTTCGTGGTATGGATATTATTATCGTAACCACTGCGAAAACGGATGAAGAGGCACGCGAACTGTTAAAGCTTATGGGCATGCCGTTCAGTGCGTAA
- the rplX gene encoding 50S ribosomal protein L24: protein MSEAKKLHVKKGDKIVVLSGKDKGKTGKIIQALPKKSKVVVEGLNTVKRHTKPSQNLPQGGIIVKEAPLHSAKVMLVCPACDQATRIKKTSLASGASVRTCKKCGEIIDK, encoded by the coding sequence ATGTCAGAAGCGAAAAAACTACACGTCAAAAAAGGCGATAAGATCGTAGTTTTGTCTGGTAAAGATAAAGGTAAAACCGGCAAAATCATTCAAGCACTACCTAAGAAGAGCAAAGTTGTAGTTGAAGGACTAAATACAGTAAAACGTCATACTAAACCTTCGCAAAACTTACCTCAAGGTGGTATTATTGTAAAAGAAGCTCCGCTGCATTCAGCAAAAGTAATGCTGGTGTGCCCAGCTTGCGATCAAGCAACACGTATTAAGAAAACATCTCTTGCAAGCGGAGCATCAGTTCGTACTTGTAAAAAATGTGGCGAAATAATCGATAAATAA
- the rplN gene encoding 50S ribosomal protein L14, translating to MIQQQTILNVGDNSGAKQIMCIRALGGSYRRYANIGDVIVAAVKSASPGGMVKKGDVVKAVVVRSKKGLRRPDGSYIRFDENAAVIIKEDKSPRGTRIFGPVARELREKDFMKIISLAPEVI from the coding sequence ATGATTCAACAACAAACGATTCTTAATGTTGGCGATAACAGCGGTGCGAAACAAATCATGTGCATCAGAGCATTAGGCGGTTCTTACCGTAGATATGCAAACATTGGTGATGTTATTGTTGCGGCAGTAAAATCTGCTTCTCCTGGCGGTATGGTTAAAAAAGGTGACGTAGTGAAAGCCGTAGTAGTACGTTCGAAAAAAGGCTTACGTCGCCCTGATGGATCTTATATCCGCTTCGATGAGAATGCCGCAGTTATAATTAAGGAAGATAAAAGCCCTAGAGGAACTCGTATATTTGGGCCAGTAGCGAGAGAACTGCGTGAGAAAGACTTTATGAAGATTATCTCGCTGGCGCCGGAAGTAATCTAA
- the rpsQ gene encoding 30S ribosomal protein S17, protein MSERNDRKVKFGKVISDKMDKTIVVAIERLVQHPLYKKSIKKTVKFKAHDENNESHIGDIVEVMETRPLSKDKRWRVTKIIERAK, encoded by the coding sequence GTGAGTGAAAGAAATGATCGTAAAGTTAAATTTGGTAAAGTAATAAGTGATAAAATGGATAAAACCATTGTTGTAGCAATAGAACGTTTAGTGCAACATCCTCTTTACAAGAAATCCATTAAAAAGACTGTGAAATTTAAAGCCCATGATGAAAACAATGAAAGCCATATTGGCGATATTGTCGAAGTTATGGAAACTCGTCCGCTGTCTAAGGATAAGCGCTGGAGAGTTACAAAAATTATTGAAAGAGCTAAATAA
- the rpmC gene encoding 50S ribosomal protein L29 yields the protein MKVKDFREMNATELNQKIAVLKEELFNLRFQLATGQLENPMRIKEVKKSIARVKTIQREQEIKQA from the coding sequence ATGAAGGTTAAAGACTTCCGTGAAATGAACGCAACTGAACTTAACCAAAAAATAGCTGTACTCAAAGAAGAATTATTTAACCTCAGATTCCAACTTGCTACTGGTCAATTGGAAAATCCTATGCGGATTAAAGAAGTTAAAAAGAGTATTGCCAGAGTTAAGACCATTCAACGTGAGCAAGAAATTAAGCAAGCGTAG
- the rplP gene encoding 50S ribosomal protein L16, whose protein sequence is MLLPKRVKHRKQFRGRMKGKATRGNTVSHGEFGLAALEPAWITNRQIEAARIAMTRYIKRGGKVWIKIFPDKPITAKPAETRMGSGKGSTEYWVAVVKPGRVMFEMDGVSEEVAKEAMRLAAHKLPIKTKFVKREAVAEPQEEVGGEVHEG, encoded by the coding sequence ATGCTACTGCCAAAAAGAGTGAAACATCGTAAACAATTCCGTGGTCGTATGAAAGGTAAAGCAACTAGAGGCAATACCGTAAGTCATGGCGAGTTCGGATTGGCAGCGTTAGAACCAGCATGGATTACTAACCGTCAAATCGAAGCAGCTCGTATTGCGATGACTCGTTACATTAAACGTGGTGGTAAAGTCTGGATTAAAATATTCCCAGATAAACCAATTACTGCAAAACCTGCTGAAACTCGTATGGGTAGCGGTAAAGGTTCAACCGAATACTGGGTAGCAGTAGTAAAACCAGGTCGTGTAATGTTTGAAATGGATGGCGTTAGTGAAGAAGTGGCTAAAGAAGCTATGCGCTTGGCTGCTCATAAACTTCCTATCAAAACAAAGTTTGTGAAACGGGAAGCTGTTGCTGAACCGCAAGAAGAAGTGGGTGGTGAAGTACATGAAGGTTAA
- the rpsC gene encoding 30S ribosomal protein S3: MGQKIHPHGLRLGIIKTWDAKWYAGKDFAANLHEDLKIRKFIKTKAFTAGVSKVVIERAANRVKVVIHTAKPGMIIGRGGAGIEEMKKNLKTLTGKQVDINIAEIRQPDVDAQLVAENIAAQLERRIAFRRAMKQSIQRTMRMGAKGIKVMCGGRLGGAEIARSEAAREGSIPLHTLRADIDYGTAEAHTTYGLIGVKVWIYKGEILPEAKKAAAAVEGSEK, from the coding sequence GTGGGTCAGAAAATTCATCCTCATGGTTTACGCCTTGGAATTATTAAGACTTGGGATGCTAAGTGGTATGCTGGTAAAGACTTTGCAGCGAATTTACACGAAGATTTAAAAATTCGTAAATTTATTAAAACAAAGGCTTTCACTGCGGGTGTATCCAAAGTTGTGATTGAAAGAGCAGCTAACCGTGTTAAAGTTGTAATTCATACAGCAAAACCTGGTATGATCATTGGTCGTGGTGGCGCTGGTATTGAAGAAATGAAAAAGAATTTAAAAACGCTTACTGGTAAGCAAGTTGATATAAACATTGCTGAAATTAGACAGCCTGACGTTGATGCTCAATTGGTTGCGGAAAATATTGCGGCTCAATTAGAAAGACGTATCGCTTTCCGTCGTGCTATGAAGCAATCCATCCAACGCACTATGCGTATGGGCGCAAAAGGTATTAAAGTAATGTGTGGCGGTCGTTTAGGCGGCGCTGAGATTGCTCGAAGTGAAGCTGCCCGTGAAGGTAGTATTCCTCTTCACACTCTTAGAGCTGATATTGACTATGGTACAGCTGAAGCACATACTACTTACGGCTTAATTGGCGTAAAAGTATGGATCTATAAAGGTGAAATTTTGCCAGAAGCTAAAAAAGCCGCTGCCGCTGTTGAAGGGAGCGAAAAATAA